The Erigeron canadensis isolate Cc75 chromosome 1, C_canadensis_v1, whole genome shotgun sequence genome segment AAGTCCTAATTTTTCCAGAATTGCGAATACGTCAGCGTCCCAGTCGATCCAAATGGTGCCGCCACTTGATTTGTTGAAAGGTCATGAGATGAGTATGAGTGTGGAAGACAGTGTAGTTACCAGAAAAGATAGTGGGGGGAGTGGAAATAGTGGCACAAGTGGtggtgggggtgggggtggCTCTATGAAGAAAAGAGGAGCCATGACTACCCCTAAAATGCTGAAAACAAAAAACCCGAAAAAGAACCCTACGACCCCAAAACAGAACAACAACACAATAGGCCACCGTGCAAGAACAATGAGAAAGAGTATTGATGTTGTAATAAATGGGATTGATATGGACATTTCTGGCATCCCGATTCCTGTTTGTTCGTGTACTGGAGCTCCTCAACAATGTTACAGATGGGGATTAGGTGGGTGGCAATCAGCATGTTGCACCACCACCATATCAATGTATCCACTTCCATTAAGCACCAAACGTCGTGGTGCAAGAATTGCAGGGCGTAAAATGAGCAAAGGTGCATTCAAGAAGGTTCTAGAGAAGCTAGCGTCTAAAGGTTATAACTTTACTAATGCAATTGATTTGAGAAGTCATTGGGCGAAACATGGTTCTAATAAATTTGTCACCATCTTTGCCTAGTTTAACAGTAGAATTAGTTTTCTTTACTTTGGTAGATTTCCTGATAACATTCATGTTCACATTTTTTTGTTACCTTTTCAACATTGGTCTCTTTTTGTTCATATATTGGTTGCAGTTCCTAAATTTGTCTTTAAAAACCGATTATCTGTGTTTCTTGGTTTCTACGAGTTGATCGAGAATATGATCATGttattgtgttttttataaCATGATTCTTGCGCACTTACTGTAATAGATCGCATTGAAATAATCTTTATGTTCATTTGAATTTAGCAATAATCAACCGGCTTACAAGCAATCATTCCATATGTGTAGTACAAGAACAATGAGATTTAGCACACGGTTTATGTTCAACATTGAGATTCAGTAAAGCAGTTCATCCTCGCGCATAATCAAAACATTTCAGGTAACACCATTCATTAAATCGGTTTCCTTGATGTCCTCCTGGAGGATCATGGCTTTGTCCTCTTCTCTTGGAATcaattcttcaatcttttgttgGTTTGAAACCTTATCTATTATGTTCTTTAGTGCTTGGATATCCTCTTTGCGGATGTGCACGATTTTGGGGCTCTCTGATGCTTTGGTGACTCCAAAGTCCCTGCAAAATTCTATATATCGAGACAAAACCTCGGCCTGAGCAGCTGCTTTTTGCAAAATCGAAAACGCCTTTACAGCTTCATCTTTTCCAACAGCATATAACCTCACGAGAACTGCTGCTATTCCGTTACAGATTCGACTGTAGATATCAAATATCTCGATTACAATGCAATCCATTGCTTCAAGAACCAAGACATTTGCCATCTTTTCTTTTAGCGGCTTGATATCCAGCAATGTATCTAGCAAACCCTGAAGATTCTCCAACATAACAAGATCTTGCATCGTGGATGGTTGTCTCGGTTTTTCTTTGCTTCCTTTTCTAAGACTTCCTGTCTTTGGTTCTTGTTGGAACATTAGAGATGATTTTTTGTTGAGATATGTGTAGTAAGCACGGATGAACGCTTCATGATGACATAAATTAGGATTTCGGTCTTTGAAATTTGAGAGATCAAACGGTAATTGGCCAATCCGCTGAATGGCAGGGACTTTGCAACTAAAGATCCCATGCAAAAGCATGAGACCTTTCAAGGCCACTGTCCAATTATGAGTCCTTTCCATTCTAGTGGAAAGGGCAGATAATACTGGATGGATGTAATGGCTGGAAACACGAATCCATGCAAATATGCGTTGGGCGCTGTTGTAATCAATACGAGAACCATTATGGCTGGTGGCTTTTATGACACAAGCCTCAATGTCAGGATTTCGATATGCTGATCTGGGAGTCCAATTTGCGATGAAAAGACTGCTTGCGTCTTTCAACGCATCAGAAGCCCGTTTCAACATCCGCATTCCTTGCTCGTATTTATATGTACCCTCGTCCCTGCCAATGACCACCGATGAGCGTTGTTCTTTCTTTACTAACTAATTTTCTATATGTTTGACAACTTTCTTTGTTTTGtcacatatacgtatatatattgatCGACTTTGACTCCCTATTATCTTGGTGATTTTGTggtatatgttttatatgatCTGTTCTATATTTAGTAGCTGATGATAAATCTAATATTTTGCCATGTTTGACCAACTTCCTTACCTTTTACATTTCCAGGCTCAATTTACTAATGGGAAAAAGAATGAGGCTCTTAAGCACCTAAGTTAGGTGAAAAACTTCCCACATACCtttttaaaaaccataaaaatcataaggggccaaacatttattcaaaatattaaaatattcatATGTGAAGGTTTTTTCATCCAACTTGGGTGCATAATAGCCCCATGCTCACTTTTCTCATTTATTAATGGTAATTTCCTGAATTGGTAAACAGTATCCATGCATATGCCTAAAAttactctaataacttattaaaccTTCCCGACCATTGAAATATCTATTCCTCATAAACAACCACATATACACTAGTCGAATAAATATAGCTCTGTACTTAATAACCAGCCCGATCCAGCATATAATCTGATGGAAGCGTGCCAAAGAAGAGCTGCAATAATGAAGGTTCACACACCAAATAATGTAAAAACGGCAATTCTTAATATTGACTGATTTAGTAATATATGGGAATATTCATTGTTCAAAAACAACGAAACCAAAATCAATTGCCAATCAAAACCTGTGTTATACATAGACCTCAACTCCACAATCATCATTTTCTAATCCTAAACAGGACCACTTGCCCATACAAAAACAATGTGCAAAAAAGAAACTCATGTAACCATTATTCAACCTCCATCACAAAACTCATGCTCTTTTTGTAGCGTTCTTCAAAAAAACGCCAGGGGTTACGCACCACTGGCAAAAGAATGATGTAACCAAATCGCggacaaaataaataaattttgaacAGCAGTATTAAATATCAAGAGGCAGCTGCTGCAACTGTCACACTTTCCAGCTTCTCCTTCTCAATTTCTACTCTTCTTTGCTCAGCATGCTGAGCAACACCAGTTGCAAGTGTTTGGTAATTGATGTCGAGCCTCGCCGTGAGATTTTGGAACCTCACTGGATCACATGCTTGCAAAACTGCacattcaaaaattgaagaaatGGAAAATTAAATTCTTGTCACTAAAAATGAGTACATTTTTCTGGTTGGGACACTATGAAGTCTATAATGAGTTAACAGGTATATGCACGCTACCTTTTATAGTATCCACAAAGAAAACAAAGGGATCCACCTCATCAATAGGTGACTGCAATTCTTCATCATCACTCGAGTCGTCATCAGAGTCATCATCGTCTGAATGAAATGTATTCTCCTGAAAAGAATTTGTAAAATCATCACCATTTTGTTATCAGAATTTAGGATAGCgagtattttaggtatttttgACTCAAGGAAAAAGTCTATTGTTTAACTCTCTCCAGTCAAACTTACGATTAGTTCTTCCCCAGCATTAAAAAATCCAGAAACCACAAACCTGGGAAGCCAATTTCTGAAGTCTCGAACTATCAGCTTCCTCGTCGTCGTCGttgtcgtcatcatcatcatcatcatccatgtCATCATCATTGTCATCTTCAGGCTTTTCCTTTTCAGCTTCTGTGCAATTTAAACATGTATgaacataaaaaatcaaatacattatCATGACAACAGCAAGGAACAGAatttacatgcataaaaataaTTCATAAAGAAACCTGCTACTTGATCCTTGTAGGCAACAAGCAGCTCAAGAGTTGCCTTAAAAATACGATCTAAGGCCTCCTCTGGCAACTGTCCTGCAGGAAGTGGAAGCAGAGATGTCAATCCCAAGCAGCAAACCTTCTTATCATGTTCTCTGCAATATAATGAAACATCAAAAAGGGGTTAAATATGCAAAAGCCAATAGAAGTAGTAATATGGGTGGATCGGATAGGTTGGCTCCACAGTTGGAAAGGGTATTCTGGTACGGATCTGACTGGGTTGGGTAGGCCTAAATCAATGAGTGTGTGATATATGACAATAAAATGAGAATAATCAAATGATAACCAATGTTGTATATAAAATGACTAGGAAGATTTATACACACACTCTGAACAATTTTCAATGCTCATTTAGACTAGCCTTGGAGTATTTTATTGCTTTGGCCCATAAATATAACCGAATGGACCCATTCACAAGGTTATGGGTCAAATTTTCCACCGCAAGGAGCCAAGGACACACCAGCTTTTCAAAATATGGAATATAACCTCTTAAAATTAGCCCGCAAACCACTCTTTTTAGTCTGTTGCAACATCTGAAACCATAAATTGAAGATTTCTGTGATTACACCGATCTTTTGCAGTATCATGAGAGTCAAAGATGCATTGTAGTAAAG includes the following:
- the LOC122591841 gene encoding putative clathrin assembly protein At1g25240: MRMLKRASDALKDASSLFIANWTPRSAYRNPDIEACVIKATSHNGSRIDYNSAQRIFAWIRVSSHYIHPVLSALSTRMERTHNWTVALKGLMLLHGIFSCKVPAIQRIGQLPFDLSNFKDRNPNLCHHEAFIRAYYTYLNKKSSLMFQQEPKTGSLRKGSKEKPRQPSTMQDLVMLENLQGLLDTLLDIKPLKEKMANVLVLEAMDCIVIEIFDIYSRICNGIAAVLVRLYAVGKDEAVKAFSILQKAAAQAEVLSRYIEFCRDFGVTKASESPKIVHIRKEDIQALKNIIDKVSNQQKIEELIPREEDKAMILQEDIKETDLMNGVT
- the LOC122585308 gene encoding protein BASIC PENTACYSTEINE2-like; protein product: MDDDVLPMRNWGTYEASYKEPHGLQLMLPVRDHSDSKPFLSQRESFLMVNLNGPGYQLPHTHMVPVSPLPLNLRDNWMPRERFAQMQQHMRSGSPNFSRIANTSASQSIQMVPPLDLLKGHEMSMSVEDSVVTRKDSGGSGNSGTSGGGGGGGSMKKRGAMTTPKMLKTKNPKKNPTTPKQNNNTIGHRARTMRKSIDVVINGIDMDISGIPIPVCSCTGAPQQCYRWGLGGWQSACCTTTISMYPLPLSTKRRGARIAGRKMSKGAFKKVLEKLASKGYNFTNAIDLRSHWAKHGSNKFVTIFA